One Ignavibacterium album JCM 16511 genomic region harbors:
- a CDS encoding family 10 glycosylhydrolase produces MKKIIYLITFIFLFTSFLIAQSNPPKREMRAAWVATVTNLDWPSSPTISTDQKKQEAITLLDQLKSAGVNTVIFQVRTECDAMYSSAYDPWSYWLTGSQGNPPYPYFDPLEFWVEEAHKRGMELHAWFNPYRAERSVGSYPLAPNHVVNAHPNWVLRIGTFRFLNPGLQEVRNYISNVIYDVVSRYDVDGVHFDDYFYPYPPNHMTANATNNALDDSAFAADPRGFTNKEDWRRDNVNIMIAQVNNRIQSVKPWVKFGISPFGIWRPGYPPGITGMDAYATIYADALAWLRSQSIDYLTPQLYWPFGGGQDYAKLQPWWGDSVYAHGRHYYPGHALYRVDPGSGNWTASEIPNQIRFDRANPKVQGGVFFRAKSFVSNFKGVTDTLKTDLYRYSAILPTMNWKDVVPPNPPRNLRFEKLANGQAGLKWDVPLVASDGDTAMRYVVYRFETSNIQQGDLENSSRILGVEGFRQSVPGEPPTPTGPYYFVVTALDRNYNESGMSNILLVLPPPIPDLISPSNGAINQRDTVTLKWNYPDLSSSFRLQVSTDPTFSSGMILDQSGLIDTFKVLTGLDGLTTYYWRVNASNAGGTSNYSFAYSFTTGFPKAPNLFSPPNNTGEIPVDTILYWFSSNTAQSYRLMVARGLDFAQNTIIVDTIVSDTTYHISGLNMNTFYFWRVRAINQYGSSGWSTIWRFKTVAPISVDDEIYNPQAFRLEQNYPNPFNPSTRIKFIIPISDYVSLKIYDTLGSEVGKLVDNQFLPQGEYEFEFNAANLSSGVYFYRITAGEFSATKKMILLR; encoded by the coding sequence ATGAAAAAAATCATTTACCTTATTACATTTATATTTTTATTCACAAGCTTTCTGATTGCTCAGTCAAATCCACCTAAAAGAGAAATGAGAGCTGCGTGGGTGGCAACTGTTACGAATCTTGATTGGCCATCATCACCGACAATTTCAACTGATCAGAAAAAGCAGGAAGCAATTACACTTCTCGATCAGTTAAAAAGTGCAGGAGTTAATACGGTTATTTTTCAGGTACGAACAGAATGTGATGCTATGTATAGCTCGGCTTACGATCCATGGTCATATTGGTTAACTGGTTCGCAGGGAAATCCTCCTTACCCTTATTTCGATCCTCTTGAATTCTGGGTTGAAGAGGCTCATAAAAGAGGAATGGAACTCCACGCCTGGTTTAATCCATATCGTGCTGAAAGAAGTGTTGGTAGTTATCCCTTAGCTCCAAATCATGTCGTCAATGCTCATCCCAACTGGGTTTTAAGAATTGGAACATTCAGATTTCTTAATCCGGGATTGCAGGAAGTAAGAAATTATATCTCTAATGTTATTTATGATGTAGTTAGTCGTTATGATGTTGATGGTGTTCATTTCGATGATTATTTCTATCCTTATCCTCCAAATCATATGACGGCTAATGCAACTAATAATGCGCTTGATGATTCAGCTTTTGCAGCCGACCCAAGAGGATTCACCAACAAAGAAGATTGGCGTCGTGATAATGTGAATATTATGATTGCACAGGTTAATAACCGGATTCAATCTGTAAAACCCTGGGTGAAATTCGGTATCAGTCCGTTTGGAATTTGGAGACCAGGATATCCACCCGGAATAACAGGAATGGATGCGTATGCAACAATTTATGCTGATGCACTTGCCTGGCTTCGCTCACAATCAATTGATTACTTAACTCCTCAGCTTTATTGGCCCTTTGGTGGTGGACAAGATTATGCAAAACTTCAGCCTTGGTGGGGAGATTCTGTTTATGCTCACGGAAGACATTATTATCCCGGACACGCTTTGTATCGAGTTGATCCGGGTTCCGGAAACTGGACTGCAAGTGAAATTCCCAATCAGATCAGATTTGACAGAGCAAATCCAAAAGTTCAGGGTGGAGTTTTCTTCCGTGCAAAAAGTTTTGTTTCAAATTTCAAGGGAGTTACTGATACACTAAAAACTGATTTGTACCGCTACTCTGCAATACTTCCAACAATGAACTGGAAAGATGTTGTACCTCCGAATCCACCAAGAAATTTGAGATTTGAAAAACTTGCAAATGGACAGGCAGGACTTAAATGGGATGTTCCGCTTGTTGCAAGTGATGGTGATACAGCAATGAGATATGTTGTTTACAGATTTGAAACTTCAAACATTCAGCAAGGCGATTTGGAAAACTCATCCAGAATTCTTGGAGTTGAAGGATTCAGACAAAGTGTTCCTGGTGAACCACCAACTCCAACAGGTCCATATTATTTTGTTGTGACTGCACTTGACAGAAATTATAATGAAAGCGGGATGAGCAACATTCTGCTTGTTCTTCCTCCTCCGATTCCGGATTTAATAAGCCCTTCAAACGGAGCAATAAATCAGAGGGATACAGTAACTTTAAAGTGGAATTATCCTGATCTTTCTTCTTCATTTCGTCTTCAGGTTTCAACTGATCCGACATTTTCAAGCGGAATGATTCTGGATCAATCAGGTCTGATTGATACATTCAAAGTTTTGACTGGCTTGGATGGATTAACTACTTATTACTGGCGTGTGAATGCTTCAAATGCAGGTGGCACAAGTAATTATTCATTTGCTTATTCTTTCACAACCGGATTTCCGAAAGCTCCGAATCTATTTTCTCCTCCGAATAATACTGGTGAGATTCCCGTTGACACAATTCTTTATTGGTTTTCATCAAACACGGCTCAATCATACCGTTTAATGGTTGCAAGAGGACTAGACTTTGCACAGAACACAATTATCGTTGATACTATAGTGTCCGATACTACTTATCACATTAGCGGCTTGAATATGAACACATTTTATTTCTGGAGGGTTAGAGCAATCAATCAATACGGTTCGAGTGGTTGGTCGACAATCTGGCGCTTTAAAACTGTTGCACCAATAAGTGTTGATGATGAAATCTATAATCCTCAGGCGTTCAGACTTGAACAAAATTATCCGAATCCGTTTAATCCTTCGACAAGAATTAAATTTATTATTCCTATTTCAGATTATGTCTCTCTGAAAATTTATGACACACTTGGTTCAGAAGTCGGAAAATTAGTTGACAATCAATTCCTGCCTCAGGGAGAATATGAATTTGAATTTAATGCTGCTAATCTTTCAAGTGGAGTTTATTTTTACAGAATAACAGCGGGAGAATTCAGCGCCACAAAAAAAATGATTTTGCTTCGTTAA
- a CDS encoding fibronectin type III domain-containing protein, translating to MKRFLYYSILIFISSTIWNACVVVKEVIDEEEFNLKATDFKENFPTFRKYFGIPLSGKVDSVFYDDTEKKIIFRFNKQFASIPLREDNVAAIKDSVKNFFGDEYSLYDFEFYIEKYPIDELIPNYFRSNRTEIDKARLPLPREKKNPIIKNISKPFQITNGLNEKNVLLWHSHGWYYNNQEKRWMWQRARLFQTVEDIGPLSFTIPFLIPMLENAGATVFVPRERDTQVNEVIIDNDTNKQPAYLESVTNKKLKWKSYETGFALKNKILTEGENPFLKGTSKYIETDTTETATIKWSPDIPETGEYTVYISYQSFEDSNDETIYFVSHAGGKTEFRVNQKIGGGTWIHLGKFLFRKGKDKNQFVMLSNKANSSGKIVSGDAIRFGGGMGIIEREGQISKRAKFIEGSRYWLQYAGMPDTLVYNLNKSADDYKDDYQSRAEYGNYLYGKPYGPNRNRNEKGLGIPIDVSLAFHTDAGITRNDTVIGTLMIYSTPGLDSLDVFPDGVSRLANRDLADIVQTQIVEDLRTLYDSAWTRRQLMDAMYSEAARPNFPSMLLELLSHQNFLDMKFHLDPRFKFDASRAIYKGILKFLAYQYNYEYVVQPLPVTHFAAELVNNKVKLSWQPKPDPLESTALPEKYIVYTRIDDGGFDNGRLIDSTSILIENLEAGKIYSFKVTALNKGGESFPSEILSVGISKKNTQPVLIVNGFDRVSPPASIESPKFMGFFNIIDEGIPYLYDYGYTGVQFNFDPDSKWETDDNPGHGASASDYETKIIAGNTFDFSYIHGKALLNNGFSFCSVSDESVWDGKLSLTKYPFVDFIFGEEKKTLPPKSNSPLGIEFQTIPDLLKEKIKTYIQLGGKMFMSGSYIGSDLYTDPDSVGVKFANEVLRVKLKTGYASRIGEVYSVNEKFLSKNFLVKFNTEFNEKIYKVEAPDEIGPINGSEILLRYNENEFSAAVGFREGRGVVVFGFPFETILDETKRNEVMKAVLDYLEVK from the coding sequence ATGAAAAGATTTCTTTACTACTCAATTTTAATTTTCATTTCATCTACTATCTGGAATGCTTGCGTTGTTGTAAAAGAAGTAATTGATGAAGAAGAGTTTAATTTGAAAGCGACAGATTTTAAAGAAAATTTTCCAACTTTCAGAAAATATTTTGGAATTCCTTTATCAGGCAAGGTTGATTCTGTTTTTTATGATGATACCGAAAAGAAAATAATTTTCAGATTCAACAAACAATTTGCTTCAATTCCATTAAGGGAAGATAATGTTGCTGCAATTAAAGACTCCGTAAAAAATTTTTTCGGAGATGAATATTCGCTTTATGATTTTGAATTTTATATTGAAAAGTATCCCATTGATGAACTTATTCCGAATTACTTTCGATCAAACAGAACTGAAATTGATAAGGCACGATTACCTCTTCCGCGAGAAAAGAAAAATCCAATCATTAAAAACATTAGTAAACCTTTTCAAATTACAAATGGACTGAACGAGAAAAATGTTTTATTATGGCATAGTCACGGTTGGTATTATAACAATCAGGAAAAAAGATGGATGTGGCAGCGGGCAAGATTGTTTCAGACCGTAGAAGATATCGGACCATTAAGTTTCACAATTCCATTTCTCATCCCAATGCTTGAAAATGCAGGTGCAACGGTTTTTGTTCCTAGAGAAAGAGATACTCAGGTGAATGAAGTTATAATTGATAATGATACTAATAAACAACCGGCTTATCTTGAGTCAGTTACAAATAAAAAATTAAAATGGAAATCTTATGAAACGGGATTCGCATTAAAGAATAAAATTCTTACAGAAGGTGAAAATCCTTTTTTGAAAGGAACAAGTAAATATATAGAAACAGATACTACAGAAACTGCAACGATCAAATGGTCTCCTGATATTCCGGAAACCGGTGAATATACAGTTTACATTTCTTATCAGTCATTTGAAGATAGCAACGATGAAACAATCTATTTTGTTTCTCACGCTGGTGGGAAAACCGAATTCAGAGTTAATCAGAAAATCGGAGGTGGAACCTGGATTCATCTCGGAAAATTTTTATTCAGAAAAGGAAAAGATAAAAATCAGTTTGTGATGCTGTCGAACAAAGCAAATTCATCCGGCAAAATTGTTTCAGGTGATGCTATTCGTTTTGGCGGGGGAATGGGAATCATTGAAAGAGAAGGTCAGATTAGCAAGCGGGCAAAATTTATTGAAGGTTCCAGATATTGGCTGCAATATGCAGGAATGCCAGACACACTTGTTTACAACCTGAATAAAAGTGCAGATGATTATAAGGACGATTATCAATCCAGGGCTGAGTATGGAAATTATCTTTACGGAAAACCATACGGTCCAAACAGAAATCGAAATGAAAAAGGTTTGGGAATTCCCATCGATGTTTCTCTCGCATTTCATACTGATGCTGGAATAACCAGAAACGATACTGTTATTGGTACATTGATGATTTACAGTACTCCGGGATTGGACTCACTTGATGTTTTTCCTGATGGTGTTTCCAGACTTGCAAATCGCGATTTAGCAGATATTGTCCAGACTCAAATTGTAGAAGATTTAAGAACTCTTTATGATTCTGCCTGGACACGAAGACAACTTATGGATGCAATGTATAGCGAAGCTGCCAGACCAAATTTCCCCTCGATGCTTCTTGAGTTACTTTCGCATCAGAATTTTCTTGATATGAAATTTCATCTTGATCCGAGATTTAAATTTGATGCTTCAAGAGCTATTTATAAAGGCATTCTGAAATTTCTGGCTTATCAGTATAACTATGAATATGTAGTTCAGCCGCTTCCAGTAACTCACTTTGCAGCGGAGCTTGTAAATAATAAAGTAAAACTGAGCTGGCAACCTAAACCTGATCCACTTGAATCAACGGCTCTTCCTGAAAAATATATCGTGTACACAAGAATAGATGACGGTGGATTTGATAACGGAAGATTAATTGACAGCACTTCAATTCTAATTGAGAATTTAGAAGCCGGCAAAATTTATTCATTCAAAGTAACTGCATTAAATAAAGGTGGTGAAAGTTTTCCATCAGAAATTTTATCTGTTGGAATTTCAAAAAAGAATACTCAACCGGTTTTAATTGTCAATGGATTTGACAGAGTATCACCACCAGCTTCGATTGAATCTCCAAAGTTTATGGGCTTCTTTAACATTATTGATGAAGGCATTCCTTACTTATATGACTATGGCTACACAGGTGTGCAATTTAATTTCGATCCTGATTCAAAGTGGGAAACTGATGATAATCCCGGACACGGTGCAAGTGCATCGGACTATGAGACGAAAATAATAGCAGGTAACACTTTTGATTTCTCGTATATACACGGAAAAGCTTTGCTCAATAACGGCTTTTCATTTTGCAGTGTTAGTGATGAAAGTGTTTGGGATGGAAAACTATCACTAACAAAATATCCTTTTGTTGATTTTATTTTCGGTGAAGAAAAGAAAACATTGCCTCCAAAATCAAACAGTCCTCTTGGTATTGAATTTCAAACTATACCGGATTTATTGAAAGAAAAAATCAAAACATATATTCAGCTTGGTGGAAAGATGTTTATGAGTGGTTCATATATCGGAAGTGATCTTTACACTGACCCAGACAGTGTGGGAGTTAAGTTTGCAAATGAAGTTCTAAGAGTAAAACTTAAAACCGGTTATGCTTCAAGAATAGGAGAAGTTTATTCGGTAAATGAAAAATTTCTGAGTAAAAATTTTTTAGTAAAATTCAATACAGAGTTTAATGAGAAAATTTATAAAGTAGA